One stretch of Miscanthus floridulus cultivar M001 chromosome 18, ASM1932011v1, whole genome shotgun sequence DNA includes these proteins:
- the LOC136522887 gene encoding uncharacterized protein, which produces MAASLVPRIIVLALGAGALGFPDALRLLLDIAGRRSPLTDIAICVFAMAVVTAQALGAMLLARFVRRAPRAPPPRTDHFAQVTLVVSLGVAYLVSACLLVASGAGARGLGLLCLVVADVARKMKSLVIIAALATGAAVLPCARPLLRVFREEGHSQGTATGTGMERFASMTQVASFTGAAAFLLLLAVSGGLYIQRGSLVGVAAVIGTVLLARFTFTRKARNAAGAGGRAAPASAADTRRVGGKLTRLAPYLAVVSFALLRCLVLTTYAPLESGPDGAKYP; this is translated from the coding sequence atGGCGGCGAGCCTCGTTCCCAGGATCATCGTCCTTGCTCTTGGCGCCGGGGCGTTGGGGTTCCCCGACGCGCTCCGCCTCCTCCTCGACATCGCGGGGCGGCGGAGCCCCCTAACCGACATCGCCATCTGCGTCTTCGCCATGGCCGTGGTCACCGCCCAGGCCCTCGGCGCTATGCTGCTGGCGCGCTTCGTCCGCAGGGcaccgcgcgcgccgccgccgcgcacggaCCACTTCGCGCAGGTGACCCTGGTCGTGTCCCTCGGCGTCGCCTACCTCGTCTCCGCGTGCCTCCTCGTCGCGTCCGGAGCCGGTGCCCGAGGCCTCGGCCTGCTCTGCCTTGTTGTTGCCGACGTCGCCAGGAAGATGAAGAGCCTCGTCATCATCGCGGCCCTtgccaccggcgccgccgtcctcCCCTGCGCCAGGCCTCTGCTCCGCGTCTTCCGCGAGGAGGGTCACTCGCAGGGGACGgcgacggggacggggatggagcGCTTCGCCAGCATGACCCAGGTGGCGAGCTTCACCGGGGCCGccgccttcctcctcctcctcgccgtgtCCGGTGGCCTCTACATACAACGCGGCTCCCTCGTCGGCGTGGCCGCGGTCATCGGCACCGTGCTTCTTGCCCGCTTCACCTTCACCCGAAAGGCGCGTAATGCCGCCGGCGCAGGCGGCCGCGCTGCCCCTGCTTCTGCCGCGGACACGCGGCGCGTCGGCGGCAAGCTGACGAGGCTGGCGCCGtacctggccgtcgtctccttcgCCCTCCTCCGCTGCCTCGTCCTCACCACGTATGCGCCGCTCGAGAGCGGGCCCGACGGCGCCAAGTACCCATGA